The proteins below are encoded in one region of Lactuca sativa cultivar Salinas chromosome 3, Lsat_Salinas_v11, whole genome shotgun sequence:
- the LOC111889147 gene encoding cytochrome P450 76C1 — protein MTELLLNPDIFSKVREEVSTTIGQDGKIHEAKILKLPYLHAVIKETMRLHLSVPLLVPHKTETEVKLGQYVVPKDTQVLVNAWSIARDPRYWDNPLKFNPERFLGNEIDYKGKHFEFIPFGSGRRICPGAPLAHRVVSLMVTSFVYHFEWKLPHDREEIDMNDIFGLTLLRATPLLATAIPFK, from the coding sequence ATGACTGAACTATTGCTTAATCCTGATATATTCTCAAAAGTACGTGAAGAAGTATCAACAACAATAGGACAAGATGGAAAAATTCACGAAGCTAAAATCCTCAAATTGCCTTATTTACATGCTGTTATCAAAGAGACAATGAGGCTCCATTTATCTGTACCTTTATTAGTGCCTCACAAAACTGAAACTGAAGTTAAACTCGGTCAATATGTTGTGCCAAAAGATACACAAGTTCTTGTCAATGCATGGTCCATAGCACGAGACCCAAGGTATTGGGATAATCCATTGAAATTCAATCCGGAAAGGTTCTTGGGAAATGAGATCGACTACAAGGGTAAACATTTTGAGTTTATACCATTTGGATCGGGTCGAAGGATATGTCCTGGAGCCCCCTTGGCTCATAGGGTTGTGAGTTTAATGGTGACATCGTTTGTGTATCATTTTGAATGGAAGCTTCCACATGACAGAGAAGAAATCGACatgaatgacatttttggccTCACATTGCTTAGGGCCACACCTCTCCTTGCCACTGCTATACCCTTTAAATAA